The segment GTTTGCACAAACAAAAAGTTTTGATCAGTCACTTTCTTGTCATAATCACAAGACTGCATATGCATAGagtaaattcaaatatttaaggTATTGAATTCTTGCTCAGTCCCCTGAAATTAGTGAGACAAGAGAAGAACATTACAAAAGcttcaaaaaataatttcaacCTTGATTAGGAGTGTTAAGCCATTGGAATGATGAAGACATGGTCCTCTAGTGATTTGTAACATTTGGCGTACATGTTTGGACAAAAAATAAGGGATGGTCCCTAATATAATCTGACAACACATACAATATAAATTCAAATGGTCCCCCTAATCCCTTCAATGTAACTAACCATATTAGTGCTGTTCGTTTCATTGACGCGGATTCCTGCGGCTGCGGCTGAGTCTGCGGCTGCGGCTGCGGCCATTCGTTTGATTGTTGTTCGTTTTGTAGCCGCAGACTCAGCCGCAGCCGCAGCTTGTTGTTCGTTTCGTAAACGCAGGACATTGCCGTAGCCGCAGCCGCAGACGCAGAAAGCAGATTTAGttctgttcgtttggttgccgcagacgcaattttcatttatttcatattttaaatttatgaatttttaaaattctatttaaataaataaaattttataaaattgtaaaatattgtaaaatttcatattttaattttatgaatttgtaaaattgtaaaattgtagatttaacaacattttttatCATAAACAAAAGCTAAATAATACATAagtcttaaataaataaaacaaatatttcaaatatcacATAAAACTGATAATCAAAgttataagcaaaaaaaaaagttaactaaaACATTTAATACGGCAAACGACCTCTACCATATTCATCTGCGATGCTCTTACGCAAAGCTTCCATCGCACTATCACCGGTCGGCTCATATACAATatgtccaccaccaccaccaccaccaccatcatcatcatcatcatcatcatcatcatcatcatcatcatcatcaccttcttctccttcttcatcacCATCAGCTCCTTCtgcttctccttctccatcatCATCACTTTGCCATTGTACAAAATCATGATCTTCTCGATGTGAATCACGTATGAAGTTGTGTAGCGCCATCGTCGCTGTCACGAGCTTAATCCACTTGACCAGACCATACTTTGGATGCTTACGATCCAAAATCCTCCATTTTGCTTTCCATACTCCAAATGTCCTCTCAATCACTGATCGCAATCCTGAATGCTTTCGGTTGAACAACTCTCGTGCACTAACTGGTGGTCCTCCTCTAGCAAACTGACCAAGATGATATCGCATACTCCGATGCGGACCAAGATACCCAGTCCTGGTCGGATATCCCGAGTCAACTAGATAATATTTTCCAGGAGGAGGATGTGGGAAAGAAGCCTCATTCCTCACACAATGAGTCAAGACTTTTGTATCATGTGCTCTACCAGGTACACCGAGATATGCGTATATGAACTTCATGTCGAAGTTACATATAGCAAGAACATTCATTGTAGGATCTTGTTTTCTACCTTTATATGCTTCTGCATTTTGACTTGGAGGGCGAACCGGCACATGAGTTCCATCGAGTGCTCCAACACAATCTCTGAAATGAGGCCAATACCGATCATCATTCCTCAAAACAGGACTCACTCTTCCAAACTCGCCTTCTTGTGGTCTTAATGTATCCTGCGCAAATTTGAGAAGAGCACTCAAAACTTCATCAAGCTTCCTTTGGACCGTATCCACTGATCTTTGATACCTTGCAGCAATATCCCGCTTCGTCTTATCTTGACCAACAGTCTCGAGAAACATCGCCACAGATTCTTCAAGGTAGACATGGTGAGTCTCTTTCAATCCATATCGCTCAGCTAGCATCTTGCACAAAGCTTCAAAAGTCCTTTGATTCATTCGAAGAATGTCATAACATTGctgatcagattcatacataaGTTGTTGAACATGTCGCCATCCTGCTCCTCGATCTGTTCTATGACTCAATCTCTCGGTAATAGGCACATCAAACAAACCaagttcatcatcatcatcaccatcctcATCTTCCAACATCCATCTTTCAAGCATCTACAAAACcatattaaataaatcatcATTAGTCATCATAGTAAAGTCGCTTTTTAAGAGATTTATTCAGACAGTAgctttaatttttgtaaaactGTAGTTGATTCTCAATGCCATGatttaaacaaacaaaagattTATTTTAAGAGATTTATTCAGACAGTAGACACTCACAGCTAACTTAAACAAACAAAAGGCAGtttcataaacaaaacaaaagacagTTTCAtgaacataaacaaaacaaaaggcaGTTTCATACAAAGATCAGACCAAAAGCAAAAGTTCCATACTAGTCCTAAGTTCCATACTAGTCCTAAGTTCCATAATAGTCCTAAGCTTCATAGTCACGTTTTATCTTGGTCCTAAGCTCTAGAAACTTAGTCTTAGCTTCATCTGTCTTCATTGTTATAAAAGCCCTTCTGCTCCCTTCACTGTCTATAAGATGTTCCATTGCTGCTTCATATAATGGAGACCACTCTCTCACTCCAGGCAATGTGTACAGAATCTCTAACACATTCTCAACACTCGAAGCTTCTTGACGCTCCATTGAAGCTTCTTGACGCTCCAACATCCGTTCTGCTATCTTGTTCTTCACCATAAGCGCTTCAGTACGTTTGTCACAAGCTTCTACAACCATATCCTTCTCCTTACGCCTTCTTTTTCCTCTCGAACTTCCAGAATGAGTCTGAGTTTGGCGCTGGGTTTGTGTCTGCAGCTGCGGCTGAGTTTCTGTCTCTGCTGCTGCTTGAGTTTCTGCTGCTGGCTGAGAATCGACTTCATCACCATCATCTACACCCACACCAGAGTTCAAGCTTGCTTCTCCATGTTGAGCACTCCATCCTTCTGCTCCAGTTACTACTACAGCACCAAATTCCTCTTCAAACATGTCCATATTAAATTCTTCTTTCCATACAGATCTTCTAATCCCAGGACACTCCtacatatcaaaaaaaaataaagagtaaGTTAATGAAGAATCATGAAGCAAATATAAGCAAATGAAGCAATCATGaagcaaatataaaaaaaaatacacagaaGAGATAAGAGAAACTGACCTTTTCGCGCTCACTCCACCAATCATCTGACATATCAACCCTTCCCATACTGTCAAACCCAAGACCTGTCTTATTCTTAATCAACTTCCTAAATTTGACGTACTTCTTTCTACTTGTGTCGTACTTGTTCTTCAACAAAGACCACTCAAGAAATCCTTTCTTAAACCTCTTTTCGAACGCGTCTATGATGTTCTGTTTCCCTACTTTATTCATTGATGTCGTTCtatttccttttcttctctcttccgcGTAGAGTTCGAAAAAATACCTAACTTCTTCAGGAGTCCAAGTCTAAAT is part of the Brassica rapa cultivar Chiifu-401-42 chromosome A09, CAAS_Brap_v3.01, whole genome shotgun sequence genome and harbors:
- the LOC103843182 gene encoding protein ANTAGONIST OF LIKE HETEROCHROMATIN PROTEIN 1, with the translated sequence MAKEMLERWMLEDEDGDDDDELGLFDVPITERLSHRTDRGAGWRHVQQLMYESDQQCYDILRMNQRTFEALCKMLAERYGLKETHHVYLEESVAMFLETVGQDKTKRDIAARYQRSVDTVQRKLDEVLSALLKFAQDTLRPQEGEFGRVSPVLRNDDRYWPHFRDCVGALDGTHVPVRPPSQNAEAYKGRKQDPTMNVLAICNFDMKFIYAYLGVPGRAHDTKVLTHCVRNEASFPHPPPGKYYLVDSGYPTRTGYLGPHRSMRYHLGQFARGGPPVSARELFNRKHSGLRSVIERTFGVWKAKWRILDRKHPKYGLVKWIKLVTATMALHNFIRDSHREDHDFVQWQSDDDGEGEAEGADGDEEGEEGDDDDDDDDDDDDDDDGGGGGGGGHIVYEPTGDSAMEALRKSIADEYGRGRLPY